A stretch of the Cyprinus carpio isolate SPL01 unplaced genomic scaffold, ASM1834038v1 S000006675, whole genome shotgun sequence genome encodes the following:
- the LOC109049315 gene encoding uncharacterized protein LOC109049315 — MQLQKGNDEFNASGTLLSLTPKLRSDILEGIAEEIIKYTAYPKDNQFEKVAEALIQTHPCLRENGTRTGCCGWKHYIKIKMMNFRTKLGRAGHPEVTVNSLKNKQKGQGKPAANIKKPRRAEVNFCPNHPRGETNDNLEVERVALLTEVKKKNNETVIKEKMQRTFSYRRQEILQEPMITEVRNRWPALFEIGEVNLEFMRITTVPLISKFIGQLDKYTDALMKVFRHKGGCAGQKIRTIMALTAKNEDINTRHDCILRCLSVYLNEDIETLVKEYVDTESVEAESLIAQTTMGIYVIRAEGAGPEEEPSDVGVVLEGVEVCKTCQVSHLDV, encoded by the exons ATGCAGCTCCAGAAGGGAAATGATGAATTCAATGCAAGTGGAACTCTCCTATCTCTTACGCCCAAACTCAGATCTGATATTCTTGAAGGCATTGCAGAAGAAATAATCAAGTATACAGCATATCCAAAGGACAATCAGTTTGAAAAAGTTGCTGAGGCCTTGATACAAACCCATCCATGTTTGCGTGAGAACGGAACACGGACTGGGTGTTGTGGATGGAAGCACTATATTAAGATAAAGATGATGAACTTCCGCACCAAGCTTGGCCGAGCTGGACACCCAGAAGTCACAGTCAACtcacttaaaaacaaacagaaaggcCAGGGAAAACCAGCTGCAAACATAAAAAAGCCACGGAGGGCAGAGGTTAATTTCTGTCCAAACCATCCGAGAGGTGAAACCAATGACAACCTGGAGGTGGAAAGGGTTGCTCTATTGAccgaggtaaaaaaaaaaaataacgagaCCGTTATCAAGGAAAAGATGCAGCGTACCTTCTCATACCGACGACAAGAAATTCTTCAGGAGCCAATGATTACAGAGGTCCGAAACAGATGGCCAGCATTGTTTGAAATTGGAGAA GTCAACTTGGAGTTCATGCGTATAACAACTGTTCCGCTGATATCAAAATTCATTGGTCAACTGGACAAATACACTGATGCCCTGATGAAGGTGTTCCGTCACAAAGGAGGATGTGCAGGACAGAAAATCCGCACCATAATGGCATTGACAGCTAAA AATGAAGACATAAACACCAGGCATGATTGTATCCTGAGGTGCCTAAGTGTCTACCTCAATGAAGACATCGAGACACTTGTCAAAGAATATGTG GACACTGAAAGTGTGGAGGCTGAGTCTCTCATTGCACAGACAACAATGGGCATCTATGTCATTCGAGCGGAGGGCGCTGGTCCTGAAGAAGAACCTTCAGATGTTGGTGTTGTTCTTGAAGGAGTTGAAGTTTGCAAAACCTGCCAAGTGTCACACTTGGATGTGTGA